The following proteins are encoded in a genomic region of Deltaproteobacteria bacterium:
- the cbiE gene encoding precorrin-6y C5,15-methyltransferase (decarboxylating) subunit CbiE: MTYIIGIGIEGKESLSKKILKLIENASILIGGRRHLAYFPEFKGKRIVIGSDLNKIIKVLTPHSSLLTPHYAVVLATGDPNFFGIADFILKRFGKDTIEIIPNASTMQEAFARIKENWNDARFLSVHGRGKVRSLSPQALSGDQKSEVRGQKDIIDEISAYNKVGIFTDPQNTPSKIAKALLDKGIKDYTAYICEDLGTDRERITKGTLSLISKKDFSPLNVMILMRSQESGVRSQKEKAVYASHPRYKHSGAGITPDTNIRGQAYHGSFGIPDSSFSHPNGMLTKEEIRIISLSKLKLKQNSIVWDIGAGCGSVSIESALLAKQGKVFAVEKDRKMITCIEKNKKRFNVKNMEVINGVAPSVLKGMPSPDAVFIGGGGKDIDRIIDVCAKRLKQGGRMVINAITIETLSTAAKSFKGLKWNTEVTSVNIAKTKPVPACLQQGDVADLHLFNAHNPVFIIVGEKNQ; encoded by the coding sequence ATGACTTATATTATTGGCATAGGCATAGAAGGCAAGGAGAGCCTTTCAAAGAAGATACTAAAACTAATCGAGAATGCTTCTATTCTAATAGGCGGCAGGCGGCATCTTGCCTATTTTCCTGAGTTTAAAGGAAAAAGAATTGTGATAGGCTCTGATTTGAATAAAATCATAAAGGTTTTAACTCCTCACTCCTCACTCCTCACTCCTCACTATGCTGTCGTCCTTGCCACAGGGGACCCCAACTTCTTCGGTATTGCGGATTTTATCCTAAAAAGGTTTGGTAAAGACACGATAGAGATAATCCCAAATGCCTCTACTATGCAGGAGGCATTCGCAAGAATCAAAGAAAACTGGAATGATGCAAGGTTTTTAAGTGTGCATGGAAGAGGAAAGGTCAGGAGCCTGTCCCCGCAGGCTTTAAGCGGGGATCAGAAGTCAGAAGTCAGGGGTCAAAAAGATATAATTGATGAAATATCGGCATACAATAAAGTTGGCATTTTTACAGACCCTCAAAATACACCTTCAAAGATAGCAAAGGCACTCCTTGACAAAGGCATAAAAGATTATACTGCCTATATTTGTGAGGATTTGGGGACTGATAGGGAAAGGATTACAAAAGGAACACTATCCCTAATTTCCAAAAAAGACTTTTCACCGCTGAATGTGATGATACTGATGCGAAGTCAGGAGTCAGGAGTCAGGAGTCAGAAGGAAAAGGCTGTTTACGCATCACACCCCCGATACAAACATTCGGGGGCAGGCATCACCCCCGATACAAACATTCGGGGGCAGGCGTATCACGGTAGTTTCGGTATCCCAGATTCTTCCTTCAGCCATCCCAACGGCATGCTCACAAAAGAAGAAATCCGCATTATTAGTTTATCAAAACTAAAACTCAAACAGAACAGTATTGTCTGGGACATTGGCGCAGGCTGCGGTTCAGTATCCATAGAATCAGCACTTCTTGCAAAACAAGGAAAGGTCTTTGCTGTTGAAAAAGACAGAAAGATGATTACCTGTATTGAGAAAAATAAAAAGAGGTTTAATGTAAAAAATATGGAAGTAATAAATGGGGTTGCCCCTTCTGTGCTTAAAGGCATGCCCTCTCCGGATGCTGTATTTATTGGCGGCGGCGGAAAAGATATTGACAGGATAATAGATGTATGTGCAAAGAGACTAAAACAGGGAGGGAGGATGGTTATAAATGCCATAACCATTGAAACTTTATCAACTGCTGCCAAGTCTTTTAAAGGGTTAAAATGGAATACAGAGGTTACCTCTGTAAATATTGCAAAGACAAAGCCTGTCCCTGCATGCTTACAGCAGGGAGATGTCGCTGACCTTCACCTCTTTAATGCACATAATCCTGTCTTTATAATCGTTGGGGAGAAAAATCAATGA
- the cbiD gene encoding cobalamin biosynthesis protein CbiD — MKKELRKGYTTGACAAAAVKAAALAFLTQKKVKDVEITLPIGNVVILPIYRCELGKNRASASVIKDAGDDPDVTNGAEIVAEVRSQKSEVRNNKAFQFTHHAPDTNIRGQASRITVFGGKGIGIVTKPGLAIPVGEPAINPVPRKMIKNDVREVFSRITHHASRITVVISVPHGEEIAKKTMNPRLGIIGGISILGTTGIVEPLSLSAYRHSITCAIDVAIASGCKELVFSTGRSSEKTLEKELELPEEAFILVGDHMGYALKESRVESRESRIKKIIIAGQFGKFSKLAAGYFKTHCTDSSIEFDFLSNLVKKAGAKYDIIENIKNANTARQVFYILKENNLENILKTVCEKVKENAADIAATDNINCILVGYEGEVMIKT; from the coding sequence ATGAAGAAAGAGCTTCGTAAAGGCTATACAACAGGTGCATGCGCAGCCGCTGCTGTCAAGGCAGCGGCTTTAGCATTTTTGACGCAAAAAAAAGTTAAAGATGTTGAGATAACCCTGCCGATTGGAAATGTTGTTATCCTTCCTATTTACAGATGTGAATTAGGCAAAAATAGAGCCTCTGCATCTGTCATAAAGGATGCAGGCGATGACCCTGATGTAACAAATGGGGCAGAGATTGTTGCAGAAGTCAGAAGTCAGAAGTCAGAAGTCAGAAATAATAAGGCATTTCAATTCACGCATCACGCCCCCGATACAAACATTCGGGGGCAGGCATCACGCATCACGGTCTTCGGCGGCAAAGGCATCGGCATTGTTACCAAACCGGGGCTTGCAATTCCAGTCGGCGAGCCTGCAATAAATCCTGTGCCAAGAAAAATGATTAAGAATGATGTTAGGGAGGTTTTTTCACGCATCACGCATCACGCATCACGCATCACAGTAGTTATCTCTGTCCCGCATGGCGAAGAAATCGCAAAAAAAACAATGAATCCCCGCCTCGGAATAATCGGGGGCATTTCCATATTAGGCACAACAGGCATTGTTGAACCATTATCTCTATCCGCATACCGCCATTCCATAACCTGCGCAATAGATGTTGCAATTGCATCAGGCTGTAAAGAACTGGTATTTTCAACGGGGAGGAGCAGTGAAAAAACTTTAGAAAAGGAATTGGAATTGCCTGAAGAGGCATTTATACTTGTCGGCGACCATATGGGGTATGCGTTAAAAGAGTCGAGAGTCGAGAGTCGAGAGTCGAGAATAAAAAAAATTATTATTGCGGGACAATTTGGGAAGTTCAGCAAACTTGCAGCAGGGTACTTTAAAACCCACTGCACAGATTCCAGCATCGAATTTGACTTTTTGTCCAACCTTGTAAAAAAGGCAGGGGCGAAATATGATATTATTGAAAACATCAAAAATGCAAATACAGCAAGGCAGGTGTTTTATATTTTAAAGGAAAACAATCTGGAAAACATTTTGAAAACAGTCTGTGAAAAGGTCAAAGAAAATGCAGCCGATATTGCAGCCACCGATAATATAAATTGCATATTGGTCGGATATGAAGGTGAGGTTATGATTAAAACATGA
- a CDS encoding CbtB-domain containing protein, with translation MERIFSKDFTFSRAFLPALVLAAVACSMVVILYGVDTIIPMVHDTFHDFRHVLGMPCH, from the coding sequence ATGGAAAGAATATTTAGCAAAGATTTTACATTTTCAAGGGCATTTCTGCCGGCATTGGTTCTTGCAGCAGTGGCATGTTCAATGGTTGTAATCCTGTATGGTGTTGATACCATTATCCCAATGGTTCATGACACATTCCATGATTTCAGGCATGTTTTAGGGATGCCGTGCCACTAA
- a CDS encoding HupE/UreJ family protein — protein MKKIFKRDLLLLLFAIILTPSLVYAHTGIGHTTGFAYGFSHPLNGIDHILAMLAVGIWAAQTGGRAVWSIPLTFVSIMILGSVLGMFGVAVPFIEQGIVMSVLILGVLISAAVSLPLALSMTIVGLFAVFHGHAHGTEIPAGLSGLNYSIGFVLATSLLHLSGIGVSILFKKLDRPQLFRYAGSVITIAGIYLAFA, from the coding sequence ATGAAGAAGATATTTAAGCGAGATTTATTGCTGTTGTTGTTCGCCATTATTTTAACACCGTCATTAGTTTATGCCCATACCGGCATTGGGCATACAACCGGATTTGCATACGGATTTAGCCATCCGCTTAACGGCATAGACCACATCCTTGCAATGCTCGCAGTCGGCATATGGGCAGCGCAGACAGGCGGCAGGGCTGTATGGTCTATCCCCCTTACCTTTGTCAGCATAATGATTTTAGGCTCTGTTTTGGGCATGTTCGGTGTTGCTGTGCCGTTTATTGAACAGGGGATTGTCATGTCTGTATTGATTCTCGGTGTTCTTATCTCTGCGGCAGTAAGTTTACCTCTGGCATTAAGCATGACAATTGTTGGCCTTTTTGCAGTATTTCATGGGCATGCACATGGAACAGAAATACCTGCAGGATTATCAGGACTTAACTACAGCATAGGTTTTGTCCTTGCAACCTCTTTACTGCATTTATCCGGTATCGGTGTCAGCATCTTATTCAAAAAACTTGATAGACCTCAACTGTTTCGTTATGCCGGCAGTGTAATCACGATAGCCGGGATTTATCTGGCTTTTGCATAA
- a CDS encoding precorrin-8X methylmutase: protein MSNITAVLILGHGSPVKEANNTLVRVAESVRNRGGHAVVQPAFLQFAQPDFQGAVDILVKKGIRNIIVHPYFLYMGAHVTKDLPFEVETAKKKYPDLNIILVPHLGYHEKLVDVAVERIRSVRSSEFGVQSKKLKTNLPTPNSQLPTVAQHPIEAESFRLISEQLDESKFNSPELPIVKRLIHTTADFEYADLVRFGNNAIETGIDAISRGSDIITDVKMIEVGINKERLNKFGGAVRCFVADKDVAEFAKEAGITKTAAGMRKAFECGFSLTPNSKLQTPNSKIVAIGNAPTALLEIVKMIKTQNIKPAIVIGVPVGFVDAKESKEELMKLNVPYISIKGRKGGSTVAVAIVNALLIMAEEKL, encoded by the coding sequence GTGTCAAACATCACGGCTGTTCTTATCCTCGGACATGGAAGCCCTGTCAAAGAGGCAAATAATACACTTGTAAGGGTTGCAGAGTCTGTCAGAAATAGAGGCGGTCATGCTGTTGTCCAGCCTGCGTTTCTGCAGTTTGCCCAGCCTGATTTTCAGGGCGCTGTTGATATTCTGGTAAAAAAGGGCATCAGAAATATAATCGTGCATCCATATTTTTTATATATGGGCGCCCATGTGACAAAAGACCTGCCTTTTGAAGTAGAAACTGCAAAAAAGAAATACCCTGATTTGAATATTATCCTTGTGCCGCATCTCGGCTATCATGAGAAACTTGTGGATGTGGCAGTAGAGAGGATAAGATCAGTTCGGAGTTCGGAGTTCGGAGTTCAGAGTAAAAAACTGAAAACAAATCTCCCAACCCCCAACTCCCAACTCCCAACTGTAGCCCAGCATCCCATAGAGGCAGAAAGCTTTCGCCTTATAAGCGAACAACTGGATGAGTCAAAATTCAATTCACCAGAACTGCCGATAGTAAAGCGTCTGATTCATACAACTGCGGATTTTGAATATGCTGACTTGGTCAGGTTCGGCAATAATGCAATTGAAACAGGCATAGATGCAATTTCAAGAGGCTCTGATATAATTACAGATGTGAAGATGATAGAAGTTGGGATAAACAAGGAAAGGCTGAATAAGTTTGGCGGCGCTGTGAGATGTTTTGTGGCGGATAAAGATGTGGCGGAGTTTGCGAAAGAGGCAGGCATCACGAAAACAGCGGCAGGAATGAGAAAGGCGTTTGAATGCGGATTTTCTTTAACTCCAAACTCCAAACTCCAAACTCCAAACTCCAAAATTGTTGCCATTGGCAATGCGCCGACTGCGCTCCTTGAGATTGTAAAAATGATTAAAACACAAAATATAAAACCTGCGATTGTTATAGGTGTGCCTGTGGGTTTTGTTGATGCAAAAGAATCCAAGGAAGAATTGATGAAACTTAATGTGCCTTACATCTCAATCAAAGGGAGGAAAGGCGGCTCTACAGTTGCAGTGGCGATTGTAAATGCATTATTGATTATGGCAGAAGAAAAGTTATAG
- a CDS encoding DsbC family protein, which yields MKRILNFIAIVFLSIVYLTLFSYVADAFQTNEQIQGCGKECTDCHKITLEEAKNILKAEVKSIGMSPVKGLWEIRGIQEGNDFTAYLDFAKKYVVLARFIPISDIGKPASQRRIDPSQIPLEDALVIGSPNAPLKIIIFDDPDCPYCRELHKEAKKIIEKRKDIAFYIKLYPLQSHPKAYEKSKAILCKKSVKMLEDAFEGKELPKPGCEAKEIDENIKLAKTLGIDGTPFIILPDGRVIPGYVDADALLNILEAKQ from the coding sequence ATGAAAAGGATATTGAATTTTATTGCTATTGTTTTTTTAAGTATAGTTTATCTGACCCTTTTTAGCTATGTTGCCGATGCATTTCAAACAAACGAACAGATACAGGGGTGCGGCAAGGAATGCACTGACTGTCATAAGATTACACTAGAAGAGGCAAAAAATATATTAAAGGCAGAAGTGAAATCTATAGGCATGAGCCCTGTTAAGGGGTTGTGGGAGATAAGGGGAATTCAGGAAGGGAATGATTTTACTGCGTATCTTGATTTTGCAAAAAAATATGTAGTGCTGGCTCGGTTTATCCCTATCTCTGACATAGGAAAACCTGCGTCTCAAAGAAGGATTGACCCAAGCCAGATACCTCTTGAAGATGCGCTTGTAATAGGAAGTCCAAATGCCCCGCTCAAAATCATAATCTTTGATGACCCTGACTGTCCGTATTGCAGGGAACTACACAAAGAGGCAAAAAAGATTATTGAGAAAAGGAAAGATATTGCCTTTTACATAAAACTATATCCACTTCAATCTCATCCAAAGGCATATGAAAAATCAAAGGCAATCCTGTGCAAAAAGTCTGTAAAGATGCTGGAAGACGCCTTTGAGGGTAAAGAACTGCCCAAGCCCGGTTGCGAGGCAAAAGAGATAGACGAAAATATAAAACTCGCCAAAACCCTCGGCATAGACGGCACGCCATTTATAATATTGCCTGACGGGAGAGTAATCCCAGGCTATGTTGATGCAGATGCACTCCTCAATATATTGGAGGCAAAGCAGTAA
- a CDS encoding 4Fe-4S binding protein, with the protein MDNYPAVKQDICIMENRCANCVLICPEKAIKAASKGNRKSAFINHESCTRCGLCYQVCPVNAIDDMDANSSMLKGIKLSEEGKKIIFICERTGFKYNGADKNLAIYTSHISSISFRGLTGILSNGSSVNLIGCNECKETGHLKKLAEFFARNGYERAFKISDNVDGNDNDRGYFFNEGLLGRLFNSSSDRLPFPGTAWIDIGERCTLCQNCSNVCPTGALALKRGKGQGARGREDEKIFLVYNHSLCKGCPVCEKACPERCIIIDRRLRLDKWFNAETKCEKGILLCRGCGMPMAADSVFMRVRQRLLSQGLNADHIEYCPDCKLKRNNTYKTDNAKTAALFMKNTA; encoded by the coding sequence ATGGATAACTATCCTGCTGTCAAACAGGACATATGCATAATGGAGAATAGATGCGCTAATTGCGTATTGATCTGTCCTGAAAAGGCGATTAAGGCTGCAAGCAAGGGAAACAGAAAATCTGCATTCATAAACCATGAATCATGCACAAGATGCGGCTTATGCTATCAGGTCTGCCCTGTAAACGCTATAGATGATATGGACGCAAATAGTTCCATGTTAAAAGGGATAAAACTTTCGGAAGAAGGCAAAAAAATAATCTTTATCTGTGAAAGAACAGGCTTTAAATATAATGGCGCTGACAAAAATTTGGCAATCTATACCTCTCATATCTCCAGTATCTCTTTTAGGGGTTTAACTGGAATTCTATCAAATGGCAGTTCCGTAAATTTGATTGGATGCAATGAGTGCAAAGAAACAGGACATCTTAAAAAACTTGCAGAGTTCTTTGCCAGAAACGGCTATGAGCGGGCATTTAAAATCTCTGATAATGTAGATGGCAATGATAATGACAGAGGATATTTTTTTAATGAGGGGTTATTGGGGCGTTTATTTAATTCATCCTCTGACAGGCTGCCATTTCCCGGAACCGCATGGATAGATATAGGAGAGAGATGCACCCTATGTCAAAACTGCAGTAATGTATGTCCAACAGGCGCGCTTGCATTAAAAAGGGGCAAGGGGCAAGGGGCAAGGGGCAGGGAAGATGAGAAGATATTCCTAGTATATAATCATAGTTTATGCAAAGGCTGTCCTGTTTGTGAAAAGGCATGTCCTGAAAGATGCATAATTATAGATAGAAGGTTAAGATTGGATAAATGGTTTAATGCAGAAACTAAATGTGAAAAGGGTATCCTCCTTTGCAGAGGGTGCGGGATGCCGATGGCAGCAGACAGCGTGTTTATGAGGGTAAGGCAGAGGCTGCTTTCACAAGGGTTGAATGCAGACCATATTGAATACTGCCCTGACTGCAAACTTAAAAGGAATAACACTTACAAAACTGATAACGCGAAAACAGCAGCGCTCTTTATGAAAAACACTGCTTAA
- a CDS encoding molybdopterin-dependent oxidoreductase, whose amino-acid sequence MKISRRNFIKLGAAVGATAPLGFNVLNAFSQSNLKLQAGSEQELEGKFTGYDVKYTYDSYCPSECGLEVCTKDGKVEKIYGNYADPYNHGKMCGKGPLGCGLINSTGRILHPMMRTGKRGEGKFKRVSWDEALNHIAKKIVEIKKKHGGGESVIVDTGDMTDTQPYYRMGRGAIACPHVVEHGSICDVPRRFGPKNFINGKRWEPDLMRPVLVRQSDGSLKEMGYDDLPLPKYIVYLGWNPFTATRIHYESRGTVTAALKGCRVIVVDPAMCNTAAWAANNGGEWVPIRPGTDNHLLGAILRYILEKGYEDKDFIAKYTKGFDEFVKEFKSYWNKTDGNGLKYFSLEWAEEKTTISKDKIKEIAELIGTTKPGAVVWGMNGIGHRFAGYIASMFGTAIDVVTGNIEAPGGVIDCNQVRISKDGYAGHFQGREITRTVNGKTVKGKQGDLHMDEMSDWPAGWEDVVGDHPRRILEGVEIKYGPFKGYKYPIKARFEIGGNTMISGSATWKWQEALTAVDPKTGEYLLDLNVSIDSVYLENALYADVVLPAANYLERYGIADIYPSCPVAVLRDQVIKPLGEAKTQVEIMNAVAKALYDNGDKDVDPKEFWLKYKHDDIFWTEAIEGTPGKKNVGEPLPYPKLPKGYTLIGTPDSLEAGRVKIDNEKKVIQGEPITVDWLRKHQGVAVWPMAWRRYEQVIQHKSGKIEFVWSRMENYNEHIKGGAKPYGFEILEKYTGVKWDKYPTTFFWFDPPYNPASPRYAEMVKKYPFQLISARVHQGMTATYANPQQAETPTDSIWWPLNKEFEAEVADWVTEKNGMGMPQGSMKVAKKRFTKGTHCVGACAMNPKDAEANGVNTGDVITIENMLGKTQKSVVLVTDTVRPSVLKMPYGGGGRFSPGVGTTYQQKDYTANVNQLVDPNLLSPIVGFPGYVDIIARIVAVEAPSAKVI is encoded by the coding sequence ATGAAAATATCAAGAAGAAACTTTATAAAATTAGGCGCAGCAGTTGGAGCAACAGCCCCTCTCGGATTTAATGTCCTCAATGCCTTTTCCCAGTCAAATCTTAAACTGCAGGCAGGGAGCGAGCAGGAATTAGAAGGTAAATTTACAGGTTATGATGTGAAATATACCTATGATTCCTACTGCCCAAGTGAGTGCGGGCTGGAGGTCTGTACAAAGGACGGCAAGGTAGAAAAGATTTATGGAAACTATGCAGACCCCTACAACCACGGCAAGATGTGCGGCAAGGGGCCATTAGGGTGCGGTCTAATAAACTCAACAGGCAGGATACTACATCCTATGATGAGGACTGGAAAGCGCGGGGAAGGGAAGTTTAAAAGGGTAAGTTGGGATGAGGCATTGAATCACATAGCCAAAAAGATTGTGGAGATTAAAAAGAAACACGGCGGCGGAGAGTCAGTGATTGTTGACACAGGCGACATGACGGATACACAGCCTTACTACCGCATGGGCCGCGGGGCTATTGCCTGCCCTCATGTTGTTGAGCACGGCAGTATCTGCGATGTGCCGAGAAGGTTCGGTCCCAAGAACTTCATAAACGGCAAGAGGTGGGAGCCTGATTTGATGAGGCCTGTCCTTGTCCGACAGTCTGACGGAAGTCTGAAAGAAATGGGGTATGATGACCTCCCTCTTCCGAAATATATCGTGTATCTCGGCTGGAATCCGTTCACTGCCACAAGGATCCATTATGAAAGCAGGGGAACAGTTACAGCAGCGCTCAAGGGCTGCAGGGTAATCGTTGTTGACCCTGCCATGTGCAATACCGCTGCATGGGCAGCCAATAACGGCGGAGAGTGGGTGCCGATAAGACCGGGCACCGACAACCACTTACTGGGCGCTATCTTGAGGTATATCCTCGAAAAGGGATACGAGGACAAAGACTTCATAGCAAAATACACAAAGGGTTTTGATGAGTTTGTGAAGGAGTTCAAGTCCTACTGGAATAAGACCGACGGCAACGGGCTTAAATACTTCTCTTTAGAATGGGCAGAGGAAAAGACCACCATCTCAAAAGACAAGATAAAGGAAATCGCCGAGCTCATCGGAACCACAAAGCCTGGCGCAGTTGTCTGGGGCATGAACGGCATCGGCCACAGATTTGCAGGCTATATAGCATCCATGTTTGGCACAGCCATTGATGTTGTAACAGGCAACATTGAGGCGCCGGGCGGGGTCATTGACTGCAATCAGGTAAGAATCAGCAAGGACGGCTATGCCGGACACTTCCAGGGCAGGGAAATCACGAGAACTGTTAATGGCAAGACTGTCAAAGGCAAGCAGGGCGATTTGCACATGGATGAGATGAGCGATTGGCCTGCAGGCTGGGAGGATGTGGTTGGCGACCATCCAAGGAGGATCCTTGAAGGGGTAGAAATCAAGTATGGTCCTTTTAAGGGCTATAAATATCCAATCAAGGCAAGGTTCGAAATCGGCGGGAATACAATGATAAGCGGAAGCGCTACATGGAAATGGCAGGAGGCGCTTACTGCAGTTGACCCTAAGACAGGCGAGTATCTTCTTGATCTGAATGTCAGCATAGACTCCGTCTACCTTGAGAACGCTCTGTATGCTGATGTAGTGCTCCCTGCGGCAAACTATCTGGAGAGGTATGGCATTGCAGATATATATCCAAGTTGTCCTGTTGCTGTTTTAAGGGATCAGGTGATAAAGCCGCTCGGCGAGGCAAAGACTCAGGTTGAGATAATGAATGCCGTTGCAAAGGCGCTCTATGACAATGGCGATAAGGATGTTGACCCGAAGGAGTTCTGGCTCAAATATAAGCATGATGATATATTCTGGACTGAGGCAATTGAAGGGACGCCTGGTAAAAAGAATGTGGGCGAGCCTCTTCCATATCCAAAACTTCCTAAGGGCTATACACTCATCGGCACACCGGATTCCCTTGAGGCAGGAAGGGTGAAGATAGACAATGAGAAAAAGGTGATTCAGGGCGAGCCGATAACAGTGGATTGGCTGAGGAAGCATCAGGGTGTTGCTGTATGGCCTATGGCGTGGAGAAGGTATGAGCAGGTAATTCAGCACAAATCTGGCAAGATTGAGTTTGTCTGGAGCAGGATGGAGAATTATAATGAGCATATAAAGGGCGGCGCAAAACCATACGGGTTCGAAATCCTTGAAAAATACACAGGAGTAAAATGGGATAAATACCCGACCACATTCTTCTGGTTTGACCCTCCTTATAATCCTGCAAGTCCGAGATATGCAGAGATGGTAAAGAAGTATCCGTTCCAGTTGATTTCTGCCAGGGTGCATCAGGGCATGACAGCCACATACGCCAATCCGCAGCAGGCAGAGACGCCCACTGACAGCATATGGTGGCCATTGAATAAGGAGTTTGAGGCTGAGGTGGCAGACTGGGTTACAGAGAAAAACGGTATGGGTATGCCGCAGGGAAGCATGAAGGTGGCAAAAAAGAGGTTTACAAAAGGCACCCACTGCGTTGGTGCATGTGCTATGAATCCAAAGGATGCAGAGGCAAATGGGGTAAATACCGGAGATGTAATTACGATTGAGAATATGCTTGGCAAGACACAGAAGAGTGTTGTCCTTGTGACAGATACGGTTCGTCCGAGTGTGTTGAAGATGCCATACGGAGGAGGCGGTCGTTTCTCGCCGGGTGTTGGCACGACCTACCAGCAGAAGGATTACACTGCCAATGTGAACCAGTTGGTTGACCCCAACTTACTGTCACCGATAGTTGGGTTCCCCGGATATGTGGATATTATTGCCAGAATTGTTGCAGTAGAAGCGCCTTCTGCTAAAGTTATCTGA
- a CDS encoding 4Fe-4S dicluster domain-containing protein, translated as MGGDDMSKKYGFAIDLRKCTGCYGCQSSCKMENKVPMGNSRARVGIYDVGEYPNNKRYFLPVLCNHCENPPCIKACPVPGATFKRSDGAVLVREDLCIGCGYCATACPYDARYINQSTGKADKCTWCAHRLDAGLEEPACVRNCIGNARYFGDLNDPNSKVSKLLKENKTDVLRAEFKTKPQTAYIMDGRDKLIDISGTAEEVKS; from the coding sequence ATAGGAGGGGATGATATGTCTAAAAAGTATGGCTTTGCCATAGACTTAAGAAAATGCACAGGATGCTATGGATGCCAATCATCATGCAAGATGGAGAATAAAGTGCCTATGGGCAACTCCAGGGCAAGGGTCGGCATCTATGATGTTGGCGAGTATCCAAACAACAAGAGGTATTTCCTGCCTGTGCTGTGTAATCACTGCGAAAATCCGCCGTGTATCAAGGCGTGTCCTGTGCCAGGCGCTACATTTAAGCGGAGCGATGGGGCAGTGCTTGTAAGAGAAGACCTCTGTATCGGCTGTGGTTACTGTGCTACTGCATGTCCGTATGATGCCAGATACATAAATCAATCTACAGGCAAGGCAGACAAATGCACATGGTGCGCGCACAGGCTTGATGCAGGTCTGGAGGAGCCGGCATGCGTGAGGAACTGTATAGGCAATGCAAGGTATTTCGGAGATTTGAATGACCCGAACAGCAAGGTCTCTAAACTCCTTAAAGAAAATAAAACTGATGTCCTGAGGGCTGAGTTTAAAACAAAACCACAGACTGCTTATATCATGGATGGAAGGGATAAACTGATTGATATAAGCGGCACTGCCGAGGAGGTGAAGTCATGA